A region of Candidatus Acidiferrales bacterium DNA encodes the following proteins:
- a CDS encoding putative Ig domain-containing protein, whose amino-acid sequence QQSVNGNQTLIIPSNVSTMNVAVACTCYQGGIMKISGMYLRKKLPVPLKIVSSPDTMVANNANYSSQIQTASVHPGDIISYNLSVAPSWLQMNSAGILSGIAPSSSGVFPVTIVASDQHGDKDSILFNIHVVEPVHDAIQIGSPPDTVVAPNAMYYYPIYATGSYLTDSLQYYKLSGPAWLSISPDGILIGTAPATDSITHMVSILVRDQHADADTQSFSLAVHPLVIDNFGYNDSPLDHGWLATTGSGTVSVGFDSTINARTMNLSTSSGLDFGVDKYGRWLANTITAEVKSSSDFMLKVWVTDSNGTSVYLQYFSGDGQTATGSGNTFSFYLGSQIKNGSWQSFARNLNSDLNSAKWGASVRRILGFSIRGAVQIGNLELGEKVDSPDGADLLPFARSFKLEQNYPNPFNPSTTIDYYIGAPSRVTIIIYNILGQKIRTLFRNEERGDGNYSAIWRGDNDSGQLVSSGVYFYRLQAVSLDGAHDYLTTKKMMLLK is encoded by the coding sequence TACAGCAGTCTGTAAATGGGAACCAAACTCTCATCATACCTTCGAACGTTTCGACCATGAACGTAGCGGTTGCTTGCACGTGCTATCAGGGCGGTATCATGAAGATCAGCGGGATGTATCTCCGAAAGAAGCTTCCCGTTCCTTTGAAGATAGTTTCCTCGCCGGACACGATGGTTGCAAATAATGCAAACTACTCCAGCCAAATACAGACCGCGAGTGTCCATCCCGGTGATATCATTTCCTATAATCTGTCCGTCGCTCCATCATGGCTGCAAATGAATTCTGCCGGCATTCTATCCGGTATTGCTCCGTCGTCTTCGGGTGTCTTCCCTGTAACGATCGTCGCGAGTGACCAGCATGGCGACAAGGACTCGATCTTGTTCAACATCCACGTCGTAGAACCGGTTCACGACGCGATTCAAATAGGTTCTCCTCCCGATACCGTCGTTGCTCCCAATGCAATGTATTATTATCCAATCTACGCCACGGGGTCATATCTCACGGACTCGCTGCAATATTACAAGCTCAGCGGCCCGGCGTGGTTATCAATATCTCCTGACGGCATTCTCATCGGCACTGCCCCTGCAACGGATTCGATAACGCATATGGTTTCAATTCTAGTTAGAGACCAGCATGCCGATGCAGATACCCAGTCTTTCTCGCTCGCAGTTCACCCTCTGGTTATCGATAATTTTGGCTACAACGATTCTCCGCTTGATCACGGCTGGCTTGCGACGACGGGAAGCGGAACCGTGTCTGTCGGTTTTGATTCCACAATTAATGCACGAACCATGAATCTATCCACGTCCAGCGGTCTAGACTTTGGCGTCGACAAGTACGGCCGCTGGCTTGCCAATACAATCACTGCGGAAGTGAAATCGAGTTCGGATTTTATGTTGAAAGTGTGGGTGACTGACTCGAACGGGACTTCCGTCTACCTGCAATATTTCTCAGGTGATGGCCAGACGGCGACAGGTTCGGGCAACACATTTTCTTTTTATCTTGGCAGCCAGATTAAGAACGGAAGCTGGCAGTCGTTCGCTAGGAATCTTAATAGTGACTTGAACAGCGCAAAATGGGGAGCTAGCGTACGAAGGATACTAGGGTTCTCCATCAGAGGTGCCGTCCAGATCGGCAACTTGGAGTTAGGCGAAAAAGTAGATAGCCCCGACGGAGCTGACCTCCTGCCTTTTGCAAGATCATTTAAGTTGGAACAGAATTATCCTAATCCCTTCAACCCGTCAACTACTATAGATTACTATATCGGGGCGCCGAGTCGTGTAACAATAATCATTTACAACATACTCGGGCAGAAAATCAGAACTCTTTTCCGAAACGAGGAAAGGGGGGACGGGAATTACT